A genomic stretch from Oreochromis aureus strain Israel breed Guangdong linkage group 17, ZZ_aureus, whole genome shotgun sequence includes:
- the b3galt2 gene encoding beta-1,3-galactosyltransferase 2: MQWRRRHCCPIKMTWTVKRSLFRTHVAGLVSLALLFAVFLFFSHQDWLPGHSGPRENPLAYTVRGLRSPKGEANQTNSLRGLWRETGNVAPKPLLNLSSQQAEGAAGEAAGVGGGGARMGVMGLGDSMSTNNTLEKEMGVGGRLSAQPYRYILNEPFKCRDSTPFLILLIAAEPGQADARNAIRQTWGNESVAMGLGFVRLFLLGTGKSSDTLLQSRIEEESRVYHDIIQQDYQDTYYNLTIKTLMGMNWVATYCPHASYVMKTDSDMFVNTEYLIQKLLKPEMPPRQRYFTGYLMRGYAPNRNKDSKWYMPPEVYPSERYPIFCSGTGYVFSGDMAELIYQASLSIRRLHLEDVYVGICLAKLRIEPAPPPNEFLFNHWRVSYSSCKYSHLITSHQFQPNELIKYWNHLQSNKHNACINMTKEKSGRHRHRKFHGERPP, encoded by the coding sequence ATGCAGTGGAGACGGCGGCACTGCTGTCCCATCAAGATGACCTGGACCGTCAAGCGCTCCCTCTTTCGGACCCACGTGGCCGGTCTCGTCTCGCTGGCCCTGCTCTTCgctgttttcttatttttcagcCACCAAGACTGGCTGCCAGGGCACAGCGGGCCTCGCGAAAACCCGCTTGCCTACACTGTCAGGGGCCTCCGCAGCCCCAAGGGAGAGGCGAACCAGACCAACTCCCTGAGGGGCCTTTGGAGGGAAACAGGGAATGTAGCACCAAAACCTCTCCTTAACCTCAGCTCTCAGCAGGCGGAGGGGGCAGCAGGAGAGGCAGCTGGCGTGGGGGGAGGAGGAGCCAGAATGGGTGTAATGGGGCTCGGGGACTCGATGAGTACTAACAACACACTAGAGAAGGAGATGGGTGTTGGCGGGAGGCTTAGCGCCCAGCCCTATCGATACATCCTGAACGAGCCCTTCAAGTGCAGAGACAGCACACCCTTTCTCATCCTGCTCATAGCCGCAGAGCCAGGACAGGCCGATGCCCGCAATGCAATCCGCCAGACGTGGGGAAATGAGAGTGTGGCGATGGGCCTGGGATTTGTCCGTCTTTTCCTGCTCGGCACAGGAAAGAGCTCGGACACCCTCCTTCAGAGCAGAATCGAGGAAGAGAGCCGCGTTTACCACGATATCATTCAACAGGACTATCAGGACACTTACTACAACCTGACCATCAAAACTCTGATGGGCATGAACTGGGTAGCTACCTACTGCCCACATGCTTCCTACGTGATGAAGACAGATAGTGACATGTTTGTCAATACAGAGTATCTCATCCAGAAGCTGCTGAAACCTGAGATGCCTCCGAGGCAGAGGTATTTCACTGGCTACCTGATGAGGGGCTATGCACCAAACCGAAACAAAGACAGCAAGTGGTACATGCCACCAGAGGTGTATCCAAGCGAGCGCTACCCGATATTCTGCTCAGGCACGGGGTACGTGTTCTCAGGGGACATGGCCGAGCTGATCTACCAGGCCTCGCTCAGCATACGCAGGCTGCACCTGGAGGATGTTTACGTGGGAATCTGCCTGGCGAAGCTGCGCATCGAACCAGCACCCCCTCCCAACGAGTTCCTTTTCAACCACTGGCGTGTGTCTTACTCCAGTTGTAAGTACAGCCACCTTATCACATCACATCAGTTCCAACCCAATGAACTCATCAAGTACTGGAACCACTTGCAAAGCAACAAGCACAACGCATGTATCAACATGACCAAGGAAAAGAGCGGCAGGCACAGACACCGGAAGTTCCACGGAGAGAGGCCTCCGTGA